The following proteins come from a genomic window of Thiothrix unzii:
- a CDS encoding prepilin-type N-terminal cleavage/methylation domain-containing protein has protein sequence MKQRGFTLLEMLVSFSLVSLLFLALFAAFNTMGRGWDAADTRITKTEDMRLISDFLRRQVGQAMVVKIKGEKEESVYAFDGTATSLRYAAPLQPLQHQGGVFLVSLNIVNGKEGKALEMLYAPYRPELTWEESFKDAEPVPIFEGLKEASFSYFGVEEAGNDPEWRSDWEEKPQYPQLLKLRLADTERAWPELLVALPQVSDYGK, from the coding sequence ATGAAACAGCGCGGCTTTACTTTGCTGGAAATGCTGGTGTCGTTTTCGCTGGTGTCATTGCTGTTTTTAGCGTTGTTCGCCGCGTTTAATACGATGGGGCGCGGTTGGGATGCTGCCGATACCCGCATCACCAAAACCGAAGATATGCGTTTAATCAGCGATTTTTTGCGTCGCCAAGTCGGGCAGGCGATGGTGGTGAAAATCAAAGGTGAAAAAGAGGAAAGTGTTTACGCTTTTGACGGCACGGCGACTTCATTGCGCTATGCCGCGCCGTTACAGCCGTTGCAACATCAAGGCGGCGTGTTTTTGGTGAGCTTAAACATTGTGAATGGTAAAGAGGGCAAGGCATTAGAAATGCTATACGCGCCTTATCGCCCAGAGTTGACGTGGGAAGAGTCGTTTAAAGACGCAGAACCTGTACCGATTTTTGAAGGTTTAAAAGAAGCCAGTTTCAGCTATTTCGGCGTGGAAGAGGCAGGTAATGACCCTGAATGGCGCAGTGATTGGGAAGAAAAACCCCAGTACCCGCAGTTGTTGAAATTGCGTTTAGCCGATACGGAACGGGCGTGGCCTGAGCTATTGGTGGCGTTACCGCAGGTGAGTGATTATGGGAAGTAG
- a CDS encoding glutathione S-transferase family protein, which yields MKLFYSPTSPYARKVRMVAIETGLATQIDVISVNVAQEQPELFAANPLGKVPALVLENGEALFDSPVICRYLDSLSGNALLPLSGWQHWEILRWEALADGLMDAAYNRVMEERSRPEHERSPAAMTRWETEITRTLQHIETRLDTLGANLTLAHLALGAAIGYLEFRLPHLLQAAAYPQTLAWYVLFRARPAMQATQPA from the coding sequence ATGAAACTGTTCTACTCCCCCACCTCCCCCTACGCCCGCAAAGTGCGCATGGTCGCGATTGAAACCGGGCTGGCGACGCAAATCGACGTTATATCGGTCAACGTCGCGCAGGAACAACCCGAACTCTTCGCCGCCAACCCGCTCGGCAAAGTCCCCGCATTAGTGCTGGAAAATGGTGAAGCCTTGTTCGATAGCCCGGTGATTTGCCGCTATCTCGACAGCCTCAGTGGAAACGCCCTACTCCCATTATCCGGCTGGCAACACTGGGAAATATTACGTTGGGAAGCCCTCGCCGACGGCTTGATGGATGCCGCCTACAATCGGGTAATGGAAGAACGCAGCCGCCCCGAACACGAACGTTCCCCCGCCGCGATGACACGTTGGGAAACGGAAATCACCCGCACCTTGCAGCATATCGAAACTCGTCTCGACACCTTGGGCGCAAACCTCACATTGGCACATCTGGCGTTGGGTGCTGCCATCGGCTATCTGGAATTCCGCCTGCCACACCTGTTGCAAGCTGCGGCTTACCCACAAACGCTGGCTTGGTATGTGTTATTCCGCGCACGCCCAGCGATGCAAGCCACCCAACCTGCCTAA
- a CDS encoding ATP-binding protein, translating to MPKSTHTNTPDFLADEVQQRLEERYKLLFTRVVVPVLAFAAVFLVAGHWNNDSKMLWQGLVAAIVLTLLNIALSLLQSIPTRWGEMRIRSDTFDTLRWCINFPFDVFILWSLGVQQAAATTIWLLLTFAAMVDVHKPRNKLVTIAAAFAGFCALVFWVFPTDWGTELYLVSCYLGLVFILWKLERYVAQEMAAVFTERGQRERVEREAETLQREAAIGHSTRAINHELNTLIGVARLSAERIRERQTNDTAEKDLQRLERALSYMAKVSALVLDDLGSQHATKRLLSLAELQDDLRLLLCNGVTHCHARLEFDFPPNAADYRFEERTGSTYLILHDLAKNAYEAVQEKFGEQPGGIIRISAAVEGEKLVLSVYDNGVGMTAQQVEDIRQQVATSSKVSGHGLGLQFVWRECSLNNFSLLMTARSNVNSNFSIIIAT from the coding sequence ATGCCAAAATCCACTCATACAAATACCCCAGATTTCCTAGCTGATGAAGTACAGCAACGGCTAGAAGAGCGTTACAAACTGCTGTTTACCCGCGTCGTTGTCCCTGTTTTGGCATTTGCCGCTGTTTTTCTAGTGGCGGGTCATTGGAACAACGATAGCAAAATGCTATGGCAGGGGTTGGTCGCGGCTATCGTTTTGACTTTATTGAATATTGCACTGTCTTTACTACAATCGATTCCAACCCGTTGGGGTGAGATGCGTATCCGTTCCGACACCTTTGATACGTTACGCTGGTGCATCAATTTCCCGTTTGACGTTTTCATCCTCTGGAGTTTAGGTGTACAGCAAGCCGCTGCCACTACGATCTGGCTGCTGCTGACCTTCGCGGCAATGGTGGATGTGCATAAACCACGCAACAAATTGGTGACCATCGCAGCAGCTTTTGCAGGTTTTTGTGCCTTGGTATTTTGGGTTTTCCCGACGGATTGGGGAACAGAGCTTTACCTTGTGTCCTGTTATCTGGGGTTGGTATTCATTCTGTGGAAGCTGGAACGCTATGTCGCACAAGAAATGGCAGCCGTATTCACTGAACGCGGGCAACGCGAACGGGTTGAACGCGAAGCGGAAACCTTGCAACGTGAAGCCGCTATTGGGCATTCCACCCGCGCTATCAACCACGAACTGAACACGCTAATTGGGGTAGCGCGATTAAGTGCTGAACGCATCCGTGAACGGCAAACCAACGATACCGCCGAGAAGGATCTGCAACGGCTGGAACGTGCGCTGAGTTACATGGCGAAAGTCTCGGCATTGGTGCTTGACGATCTGGGTAGCCAACACGCCACCAAACGCCTGTTATCGCTGGCGGAATTGCAGGATGATTTGCGGTTATTGTTGTGCAATGGCGTGACCCACTGCCACGCACGGCTGGAATTTGATTTTCCACCTAATGCCGCTGACTACCGATTTGAAGAACGCACGGGTTCGACCTATCTCATTTTGCATGATCTCGCCAAAAACGCCTATGAAGCAGTGCAGGAAAAGTTTGGTGAGCAACCGGGCGGGATTATCCGTATCAGTGCGGCGGTTGAGGGCGAAAAGCTAGTGCTGTCGGTGTATGACAACGGCGTGGGCATGACGGCACAGCAGGTCGAGGATATACGGCAGCAGGTGGCAACGAGTTCTAAGGTTAGCGGGCATGGGTTGGGGTTACAGTTTGTGTGGCGGGAGTGCTCATTAAATAATTTTTCATTATTGATGACTGCAAGATCTAATGTAAATAGCAATTTCAGCATCATTATAGCTACGTAA
- a CDS encoding type II toxin-antitoxin system VapC family toxin, whose amino-acid sequence MKPRVYIETSIPSYLTARPSNDIRAMANQNTTIEWWENRRPYFELYISEFVIAESSQGHPEAAARRLAALEGIDALDIPVEARELARALIKEGSLPEKAEIDAYHIAVATVNAMDYLLTWNCTHIANAVMRPKVEAVCRFHGYEPPIICTPQELMEG is encoded by the coding sequence ATGAAGCCCAGAGTCTACATCGAAACGTCCATTCCCAGCTATCTCACTGCCAGACCAAGCAACGACATTCGGGCAATGGCGAACCAGAACACAACAATCGAGTGGTGGGAGAACCGTAGACCCTATTTTGAGCTTTATATCTCAGAATTTGTCATTGCCGAATCGTCCCAAGGTCATCCCGAAGCGGCTGCCCGTCGCCTTGCTGCACTTGAAGGCATTGATGCGCTTGATATTCCCGTCGAAGCCAGAGAACTTGCTCGCGCTTTAATTAAAGAAGGCTCGTTACCTGAAAAAGCTGAAATTGATGCTTATCACATCGCAGTAGCAACGGTGAACGCAATGGACTACTTATTAACGTGGAATTGCACACATATCGCCAATGCCGTGATGCGCCCAAAAGTAGAAGCTGTTTGCCGTTTTCATGGCTATGAACCACCTATTATCTGCACCCCACAAGAACTCATGGAGGGTTAA
- a CDS encoding FMN-binding negative transcriptional regulator: protein MYIPKHFAEHDQAEILRFIAANAFGTLVTVDAGVPFASHIPFLLEQGDTLTLSGHLAKANPQWQHLAANPQVLAIFQGAHAYVSPTWYEGAGVPTWNYTAVHVHGKVRVIHDTAWLQAQVERLSHYYEGDTPNAWIPSYPAKMLEAIVGFEITIESLQAKYKLSQNRSAADHHRVMQALDANGGEGERGVAALMAKQLAGY, encoded by the coding sequence ATGTACATCCCAAAACACTTTGCCGAACACGACCAAGCCGAAATCCTACGCTTCATCGCCGCCAATGCATTTGGTACGCTGGTTACGGTTGATGCAGGCGTTCCCTTCGCCAGCCACATTCCGTTTTTGTTGGAGCAGGGCGACACACTCACGTTGTCTGGTCATCTTGCCAAAGCCAACCCGCAATGGCAGCACTTGGCAGCAAATCCGCAGGTGTTGGCAATCTTCCAAGGCGCACACGCCTACGTTTCACCCACATGGTACGAAGGCGCAGGCGTGCCCACTTGGAATTACACGGCTGTGCATGTCCACGGCAAGGTGCGTGTCATTCACGATACGGCATGGTTGCAAGCGCAGGTGGAACGCCTCAGTCATTACTACGAAGGCGATACCCCCAACGCTTGGATTCCCAGCTACCCCGCCAAAATGCTGGAAGCCATCGTTGGTTTTGAAATCACCATTGAGTCGTTGCAAGCCAAATACAAATTGAGCCAGAACCGCAGTGCTGCGGATCACCATCGTGTCATGCAAGCTTTGGATGCGAATGGCGGCGAAGGTGAACGCGGTGTGGCAGCATTGATGGCAAAGCAATTGGCTGGATATTAG
- a CDS encoding hydrogen peroxide-inducible genes activator — MNLPTVKQLRYFVALESTEHFGKAAEACFVSQSAFSTAIRELETTLEVQLVDRTNKNVTVTHIGRQIASEARRCLRDMENLVELARSNQLPLTGELRVGIIPTIAPFLLPKVLPPLRQKFQQLRLFLTEDITQRVHEKLMNGELDLIIIALPYALRNVEVHSLFQDRFLLACREDTQHTRPRRYIFDELNPESILLLEDGHCLRDHALSACHLQDMDKVSRFTASSLLTLVQMVDSDLGISYLPEMVKDSTLLTGTNVKLWPLPDANYREIGLAWRRGSAREAEFVQLGKFIRSVWEGVSSQ; from the coding sequence ATGAACCTGCCAACCGTTAAACAACTGCGTTATTTCGTCGCCTTAGAAAGCACCGAACACTTTGGCAAAGCTGCCGAGGCGTGTTTCGTTTCCCAGTCTGCGTTCAGCACTGCCATCCGCGAGTTGGAAACCACCCTAGAAGTCCAATTGGTTGATCGCACCAATAAAAATGTCACTGTCACCCACATTGGTCGGCAAATCGCCAGCGAAGCCCGCCGCTGTTTACGTGATATGGAAAATCTGGTGGAACTGGCTCGCAGCAATCAATTGCCGCTAACGGGTGAATTGCGGGTTGGTATTATTCCCACGATTGCACCGTTTTTACTGCCGAAGGTATTGCCACCACTACGCCAAAAATTTCAGCAATTACGCCTGTTTTTGACCGAAGATATTACCCAGCGTGTTCACGAAAAATTGATGAATGGCGAACTGGATTTGATCATCATTGCCCTGCCTTACGCCTTACGCAATGTGGAAGTGCATTCGCTGTTTCAGGATCGTTTTTTACTGGCGTGCCGCGAAGACACCCAACATACCCGCCCGCGCCGTTACATTTTTGACGAACTGAACCCGGAAAGTATTCTGTTACTCGAAGACGGGCATTGCCTGCGTGACCACGCGCTCTCCGCCTGCCACCTGCAAGACATGGATAAAGTCAGCCGCTTTACTGCCAGCAGCTTGCTAACGCTGGTACAAATGGTGGACTCCGATTTGGGCATTTCGTATTTGCCGGAAATGGTGAAGGATTCCACTCTCCTCACCGGAACCAACGTCAAACTGTGGCCGTTACCTGATGCTAACTACCGCGAAATCGGTTTGGCATGGCGGCGCGGTAGTGCCCGCGAAGCTGAATTTGTGCAGCTAGGTAAGTTTATTCGCAGCGTGTGGGAAGGCGTTAGTAGCCAGTAA
- a CDS encoding DUF2798 domain-containing protein: MIDKKYQPIVFAFFMALLMSCVMSLVISIFNVGMVDGILRIWLKAWGFAFSVAFPIVLLVSPIVRKLVGLVIRQ; the protein is encoded by the coding sequence ATGATCGACAAAAAATATCAGCCAATTGTGTTTGCCTTTTTCATGGCACTGCTCATGTCATGTGTTATGTCATTGGTGATTAGCATCTTTAACGTCGGCATGGTGGATGGCATTTTGCGTATTTGGCTAAAGGCTTGGGGATTTGCCTTTTCAGTCGCCTTTCCTATTGTTCTTCTGGTTAGCCCGATTGTGCGAAAATTGGTTGGGTTGGTCATTAGGCAATGA
- a CDS encoding general secretion pathway protein GspK: MGSSVGRQSGVAMIVVLWMIMVMMTLAASLLYATRTESSMVDYARRTAHARAVADAAAHYAVMQLYLPNQERELQLGGTPFTWQYEAAKAEIRVVGENGLIDINYANRQLLTLIFQHLGLDETAAAAMLDALEDFRDVDDLKRLNGAEDGDYEQAGLPFGSKDAPFERIEELQQVLGMTPALYEGLTRLLTVSSGAGGINPMLAPRQTLMLLAEGDAAKVDAYITQRDEAAKEGRSVLPDFGQAFFDSSQQPLYRMQIKVFTDETAPPYFEERSIRLSPQAVPPFVTYFRVLQATQAAF; encoded by the coding sequence ATGGGAAGTAGCGTGGGTCGGCAATCCGGTGTGGCGATGATTGTGGTGCTATGGATGATCATGGTGATGATGACGCTGGCAGCGAGTTTGTTGTACGCCACCCGCACCGAATCCAGCATGGTGGATTACGCACGACGCACCGCCCATGCACGCGCAGTCGCAGATGCGGCGGCACATTACGCGGTGATGCAGCTTTATTTACCGAACCAAGAGCGCGAATTACAACTCGGCGGCACACCGTTTACTTGGCAATACGAAGCGGCAAAAGCGGAAATTCGGGTGGTCGGCGAAAATGGTTTGATCGACATTAACTACGCCAACCGTCAATTGTTGACCTTGATTTTTCAGCACTTGGGGTTGGATGAAACCGCCGCCGCTGCGATGTTGGACGCGCTGGAGGATTTTCGCGATGTCGATGATTTAAAGCGGCTTAATGGCGCGGAAGACGGCGATTACGAACAGGCGGGTTTGCCATTTGGCTCGAAAGACGCGCCGTTTGAACGTATTGAAGAATTGCAGCAGGTGTTGGGTATGACTCCTGCGTTGTACGAGGGTTTAACCCGGTTGCTGACCGTGAGTTCGGGGGCGGGTGGGATTAATCCGATGCTTGCACCGCGCCAAACGCTAATGCTGTTAGCCGAAGGTGATGCGGCAAAAGTGGATGCGTACATTACCCAACGCGACGAAGCGGCAAAAGAAGGGCGTTCGGTATTGCCGGATTTTGGGCAGGCATTTTTCGATAGCAGCCAGCAACCGCTTTACCGGATGCAGATTAAAGTGTTTACCGATGAAACCGCACCACCGTATTTTGAAGAGCGTTCGATTCGGTTAAGTCCGCAGGCTGTGCCGCCGTTTGTTACTTATTTCCGGGTGTTGCAGGCAACGCAGGCGGCGTTTTGA
- a CDS encoding response regulator produces the protein MRILIVDDHPLFREIIKQQTEESYPDACVLEAATVQEAALVLAEYSGFKLILLDISLPGTDGIAGLPLIRSQAPDAKIAILSGSGDTALAHTALAQGANGYISKATGGRELRNALRLILQGEHYISPCILGMQPTPEPTVTQPNPTNVGSTVDEFGMTPRQLAVCRLLMAGLPNKSIARQLDCAEGTIRLHVSAVLRALNARNRTDAVRTAIGLGIA, from the coding sequence ATGCGAATACTGATTGTCGACGACCACCCCTTATTTCGTGAAATCATCAAACAACAGACGGAGGAAAGTTACCCCGATGCTTGTGTTTTGGAGGCTGCCACCGTACAGGAAGCCGCATTAGTATTAGCGGAGTATTCGGGATTTAAATTGATTTTATTGGATATTTCCCTGCCGGGAACAGATGGCATTGCGGGCTTGCCGCTGATTCGCAGTCAAGCACCCGATGCAAAAATTGCCATCTTATCTGGCAGTGGTGATACTGCATTAGCACATACCGCACTAGCACAGGGCGCAAACGGCTACATCTCGAAAGCAACGGGCGGACGGGAATTAAGGAATGCTTTACGCCTGATATTGCAAGGGGAACACTACATATCACCCTGTATTTTAGGAATGCAACCGACACCTGAACCCACTGTAACGCAGCCAAATCCAACCAACGTAGGCTCTACGGTCGATGAATTTGGCATGACCCCGCGCCAACTGGCAGTTTGCCGTTTACTGATGGCGGGTTTACCCAACAAGTCGATTGCCCGCCAATTGGACTGTGCGGAAGGCACGATACGGTTACACGTCAGCGCGGTGTTACGGGCGTTGAATGCACGTAACCGCACCGATGCCGTGCGAACAGCCATCGGTTTGGGAATTGCTTAA
- a CDS encoding YqaA family protein: MADNAAMDYLLLFTSALLAATLIPAQSEAVLVGLLLNGQSALWLLIAVATLGNTLGSVINWWLGRYLEHFQDKRWFPVKAASLARAQQWFQRYGWGVLLLSWLPIIGDPLTVVAGVMRMRLLPFVLVVAVAKGGRYGVLAWVVMG; the protein is encoded by the coding sequence TTGGCAGATAATGCCGCGATGGATTATCTGCTGCTGTTCACGTCGGCGTTACTCGCCGCTACCTTGATTCCCGCGCAATCGGAAGCCGTGCTCGTTGGGTTATTGCTCAACGGGCAGAGTGCGCTTTGGCTGTTGATTGCAGTCGCCACGTTGGGCAATACGCTGGGGTCGGTCATTAACTGGTGGCTGGGGCGTTATCTGGAACACTTTCAGGATAAACGCTGGTTTCCGGTGAAAGCGGCAAGCTTGGCGCGGGCGCAACAGTGGTTTCAGCGTTATGGGTGGGGGGTGTTGTTGTTGAGTTGGTTGCCGATCATCGGTGATCCGCTGACGGTGGTGGCGGGAGTGATGCGGATGCGCTTGCTGCCGTTTGTGCTGGTGGTGGCAGTGGCGAAGGGCGGGCGATATGGGGTGTTGGCGTGGGTGGTGATGGGGTAG
- a CDS encoding pre-toxin TG domain-containing protein, whose translation MSKTPPPQGNAVIQEKHITKESAERAVNNSRLERPDSTFQKKEKQNDLHNAYRTKEKKTYFERFDSLNQAKTTFDKNQENLSSRIKDKNKKLTQEGDQLIQIINEVAKKHNTDVKNLLLSSIGDINEVAASLKKKFKTPKESQFGEELYKTSHYIEIAEKYGDGKYINKAELITLAENALKLADEALLEGNTDEAAIYIEISKALADLALGMTPGIGWAKDVYEASLGKSLVTGKDLDASDRVFATLGVASAGTLSKTKTILNAIKKLSNGDKSFIAIALNIRKLTNGIVSPITFRHIVFGNFKHTTDTGKYIITGGLHTKAGLDQFLNLNKGIGHNYNIIEVLNFTNPTIQTGADILQKTYNNGVIALQLPRTAFNAKSYNSVDGFKGVKTLWPDNFSIEDYVNALKQALESETGISAIARSKSTPDLPIEIKEVYLKNSNKINYVVRIKKGELETFYPELNQQ comes from the coding sequence ATATCAAAGACACCCCCCCCGCAAGGTAACGCAGTCATACAAGAAAAACACATTACTAAAGAATCAGCTGAACGTGCTGTAAATAATTCTCGCTTAGAACGCCCTGATTCAACTTTTCAAAAAAAAGAGAAACAAAACGATTTACATAATGCATATAGAACAAAAGAAAAAAAGACATACTTTGAACGATTTGACTCCCTCAACCAAGCTAAAACAACATTCGACAAAAACCAAGAAAACTTAAGTTCACGAATAAAAGATAAAAACAAAAAACTCACCCAAGAGGGAGATCAATTAATTCAAATAATCAATGAAGTAGCAAAAAAACATAATACCGACGTAAAAAACTTATTACTGTCATCAATTGGCGACATTAATGAAGTCGCGGCATCTCTTAAAAAAAAGTTTAAGACCCCAAAAGAAAGTCAATTTGGCGAAGAGCTTTACAAAACATCCCACTACATTGAAATAGCGGAAAAATATGGTGATGGCAAATATATAAATAAAGCAGAGCTAATTACTCTTGCTGAGAATGCACTAAAACTAGCCGACGAAGCTTTATTAGAGGGTAATACAGATGAAGCAGCCATTTATATAGAGATCAGCAAAGCACTAGCCGATTTAGCTTTAGGCATGACACCTGGCATCGGATGGGCTAAAGATGTTTATGAAGCATCTTTAGGGAAATCGCTAGTTACCGGAAAAGACCTAGATGCTTCAGATCGAGTTTTCGCAACACTTGGTGTTGCAAGTGCAGGGACATTAAGTAAAACCAAAACAATATTAAATGCAATAAAAAAATTAAGTAATGGTGACAAGAGCTTCATAGCTATAGCATTAAACATTCGCAAATTAACCAACGGAATAGTAAGCCCCATTACATTTAGGCATATAGTTTTCGGCAATTTCAAACACACAACTGACACGGGAAAATATATCATAACAGGTGGATTACATACCAAGGCGGGGCTGGATCAATTCTTAAATTTAAATAAAGGCATTGGTCATAATTACAATATAATAGAGGTATTAAATTTCACAAACCCTACAATTCAAACAGGTGCTGATATTTTACAAAAAACATATAACAATGGGGTGATTGCACTTCAATTACCACGAACTGCCTTTAATGCAAAATCATATAATTCAGTAGATGGATTCAAAGGCGTAAAAACATTATGGCCTGACAATTTTAGCATAGAAGATTACGTAAACGCACTCAAGCAGGCTCTTGAATCCGAAACAGGAATAAGCGCGATAGCCCGCTCCAAAAGCACACCTGATTTACCAATAGAAATAAAGGAAGTATATTTAAAAAACTCAAATAAAATTAATTATGTAGTGCGGATAAAAAAAGGTGAACTAGAAACCTTTTATCCCGAATTAAACCAACAATGA